The genomic interval ACACCACAGTGTAACATCATTCATAACACAGTCCAACTAAACTGTAATAAACGTTATAGTACAGTATCTCAGGACAATACAGCTGTCTGAGTATTTAAGTAAGTAGTCAAATTAGAAGGCTAGATGAAAGAAAGCACACTTTGTGTCTGGGTGAAAAGGCTAACTCTAATAACTGCCAGCTTTCTTCTGTATTTGTATAGAAAATCTTTGCTGATCTCTTGTCTGAGGGGATCCCAGTGATCGAGACCAGCACATTAACAGAAGAAGGAGTCATGCAAGTAAAGACAGAGGTAAGATTACAAAGTATATCTGAAGAGGCTTCTTTATTTACTGTGAACTGTAACGCAAAAAGGTTTTAATTGACTGTTATTGGTAGTCTAGATGCCAGCATTAATAACGTTATGAAAGGTTCTCAATAGTTTAGCAATTTTAGAAGTGTGGAATgaagaggtgatgtgtgtggttATAGTGTCCGTGTTTTTTCTGAAGACAGTGTTTCTGTTTCCAGGCATGTGATAGGTTGCTGGTTCACCGTGTGGACACAAAGATGAAGGGGAAGAAAGTACATGACATGTTGAACAGACTCCACCTCGCATTGCCAGCAAAGCGAGATGAAAAGGTTCTGACATTTACACGAACTGTGATCTATTAGATGTATATAAACCAGATATTGGGCATGTACATTAGTGCATTAATGAATATCCTTGTACAAGGTAATtacgattttttttaattacgtTTAATTAATCGTGTAACTTTGTGTTTAGGAAAGACCACCATTTATCCCTGAGGGGGCAGCTATTCGCAGAAAGGCCATGGAGGTTGACGCCCCCAAACGTAAACTGGAGCGAGACCTTGAGTTGGAGCTTGGAGACGATTACACACTTGATCTGCAGAGTAAGTCAACTGTTGTTTATAGAggtgtttattttcagttcatAACGCACAAATGCGTCTAACAATATATCGCATGTGTGATCGTAGAATACTGGGACTTAATGAATGCTGATGAGAAGCAGGATAAAATTCCTGAGATCTGGGAAGGACATAACATTGCTGATTATATTGATCCTGAAATCATGAAGgtgagagaaataaacagtgaTCCTGTGTAACCCTGTCTACCTGGTAGGAATGGCTAAGTGCAAGTCATAAGACAAATCTGTACAAACCTACTTCAGAAATATGTTCATGCTTACTCTGTCACCCACACCAGCGATTGGCTGACCTGGAAAAGGAGGAAGAGCTCCGTGAACGGGCGGGTGAGTATGACTCTAATGAAGAGAGTGAGGATGAAGAGATGCAGGAAATTCGGCAGCTGGCCAAACAGATCCGAGAGAAGAGAAAGCTGAAAATTATGGAGTCTAAAGAGAAAGACGTGCAGGGACCCAGAATGCCCCGTACTGCCAAGAAGGTCAGTCTGTCCCTGTTGCTTGCTGTAAACCATATTTTGGCAAGATTTAGTGTAGCGCAAGAATAATATATTTGGCTTGATTGACGGCCTGTGTTTAATGTGcactgattattttctgatGGAGATGTTCTTTGATCTGGCTGCTGTTGCAGGTGAACAGAGCAACATTGGAGAAAGACATGCAAGAACTTGGTTTGGACATGACCGACAAAGATGATGTAAGAAATTCACTTGCGCTTCTCAATTTGTTATTGCAGTGGATGTAAAAATCCTACAACATGCCCCTGTTAAATTTCCATATTTTTGTGATCTATTCATCGTATTTTTGTGACGTCGAATCGTCTTAAACTTTTAAGAAAATACTGTGTCGTTTGTTCTGATCGATGGCATCATGGTTCACAAACAGCGTACAAAACATACATGAGCTCCTCGTATAGAATGGTGATCCATATAAGAACATCTAAATTCCCATAATATATGGGTGCAAAACCAGACAGACTTTAGAGATAAACAAGAGACATCTGTTAGATAAAAATCAGCTCGGCTTCAACTGAATTTCCATGCTATCGCAAAATCCACAAAAGAATGTCTTCAGATGATGATCAGTGTTTTGGGATGGCCCAGTTAAAGCCAAGAGTACTATCAAAAATATGTGGAATGAGTTGAGAGCTTTGACCAGGAGATTCATTTGCAAATTAATGTTGCATTTGCAAGGaaaagtggaataaaataaagacgCGCTAAGAAGGTGGATTCTTAAAAGGTCAGAACACTGTATTACAAGAAAAGGTTGTTTAACAAAATGTTAATTATGTTGATCCATAATGTTAAGTTAACCAAAATGCTTTATCTTGGGGTGTTTTCCCATATCGTTCGTTTTAAAAGAACCAAACCCAGTTCACTTAAAGTGAACCAGAAAAGGAACTAGCCGAATGTGACCTCAGTCCGTGTTCACAATATAgtggactcaaaagagaacccagTTCTCTTTGTGGTCCTCTTTACTATTGAAGTGATCTCAGACCCTTTCCTGTTCACCCCTCAACTTCATAAGAACTCAGAACGCATTTTATCACGGGTGCTCATGTACTTCTGTCGTAGTTTTTTCACTTTTACGCGACATTGTAGTGCTGTTCTGTTGTACCCCCTTTCCTTCagtttttgagaaaacagaagaaatacttttgtttttatgtgttgaGAATAGTTGGCGTTTAATGCCATCCTCTTTCCAAATATCAATAAGTGCACAGCTTTCTTCATAAGACCACACGACTCCGCGACCTGCCATGGCGAAAAGTTTTGTGATTTCAGCAGTCACAGTGACGGAACACGGCTGCAGGTATGGCAAGCCTCCAGGGACATTTGGCGAAACAAAATGCAAAGCGGACCGGGACCTCATTGCTTtcacatgtcacacacaaatcGAACCACAAACGAACCGTACTCAGACCACCTCCGGAGGTGGTCTGAGTACGGTTCGCTTCTGGGTCCTTTTAAGGGGTCTCAGATCACATGGTttgttcacatatacacactgaaccGCTCCGAGAGCGTTTGGAGGGCTCAAATGAACTAGGTGTGAAAACACCCTTAGTCTAATTTCTATGTCACAAAACCTGGGATTTTACCAAACTGGTAGACTCTTTTCTATCcactatttttaaatgtgtggcatatttactttctttttcttttttttctccccatttatttttttaacccttgGACATTTCTCTCTGTAGAGCCACTATGTTCAGCAGGCGCGGAGGTCACGTTCACTGGTTAAAAAGAGGAAGAGGGAAGTATCTGTCCAGCCAACTTCACGCACCCGTAGTCAGAGTGCATCAAAACCACCACGTGACCAGTCAGGAATCAGAGATGCAAAGGTACACATGGGATTCTCATTATGTACATCAAAGAAATATTTGCCTCACGAAAGCTCGTCTTACTGTCTTTCTCAGACTTGTGCTCAATGTTGTGATATTTAACCTTGTTATTCTGTTAAAATGGTATCACCTCTACTTCACATACGGAGtctatttttattcagtttgatGTCAGATTAAAGTGAGATCTGCTTTTTCTTGAAAGAATGTCGCAAAACCATTTTCAACTTAGTCATAgaatttttaaatgtcaaaatgGCACAAGGGAAACCTACAGAATACTAGGCAGGCAGGTTTAATACTATGGCTGAattgtgtataataaaaaaaaaaagaatttgatcTTAAAAGTGTGCAGATATGCTGCAGATTTGACATTTTTTATGAACTTGTTTACCTGCTGGAATTTAAAGCTGGTCTATGAATCAGACGCTTGGTTGTGTTCATATTaccaaatgacatttttattttatatttattttttctccgcCTCTCTTCTACTCTTCCCAGATGATGAAGAAGGTGAAGACCATGATGAAGAGCTCTCAGAAGGGGATGAACAGGCAGGGCAGGAAGGGCGAATCAGACAGACATGTATTTGACTTGAAACCTAAACACCTGCTCTCAGGAAAGAGAAAATCAGGCAGCACCAGCCATCGATAAACACATCCTTCATTTTACCCATACTTGTGTATGAGGACATGtgcatttataaaattaaacCCATTTCACTGATGGCCAGTTTATTTACATAGCCAGCATCAAATATGCAAGGTACATACAAAAGGCCCCAGTGAACATTTTGCTGAACATTGAGTTGTATGTGGATGGGAGTCAAATAAATCTGCATGAGCTGATGAAATAGTTTGAATGTGGTTTATATGTTTAACTGAATAGTGTTTTACCACTTACTGTCTTTTGTTGTTAAACAAAAAAGCCATTGTTAAACAcgaaatttgtattttttttttgtacttttaaggATACTTTAACATGAAAGCATGATTATTCTGTAGTTTTCTGTCATTTGGATTGATTTGAGGATAATTTGGGTTTAGGTTTAAAGACTGAACCTTTGCAGAATGAGGTACAACAACTCGAAGAGACTCACaactaaaacacatttattctaAAATCTTATAAGCCTAAAATAACTTTCTGGATCAGTCACAGATTCACTTTTAAGGCCCGATTTATTCTTGACAGGTGAGTACACACGTACAAGGCATTGttaacatacatacaaatgGAGGATTAAAAGTAATTGCTATTAATATCCGGTTTTCCAAATCAGTCTGTATTGTGTTTAGCAATTTTAGGGGACGCAGTCAAAGCCATAACTATTTAGACGTTGACAAAGTGGTGTACCACAGTATATtggaattaaaattaaatcatgATCAAAGTTTAGGCTTTCAGCTTGGAGTATTTGGTGTTTGCATCCAAAATCGGACAACAGTGTAGAATTGACAGCACTTTTTATAGTGCGTTATTGCCTTGAAAAACCTGCCAAAAAGCAAGCAGTCGTTACACTAAAAACAAAGTCCTACCTGGAGAAGGAAAACCCCTTCAAAGACAGCCTGGTACCAATATGCTGTGTAGAGATCACTGATCACGAAATATACCTTACGGCATGGCCATATATGACTGGCATTGGTTCATTTGTCTTTCATTGCTGATAAAAGCAGCAGGCTACATCCTCAAGTCTACATCGGCTAAATTACTTGATTTAGACTCAGATTCAGCCAAAAATGCTTTAAACCACAATGGAGTCCAGATGGACAATGAACCCAAGCAAAGTCATAGTTTTTTACTTAAGGCATCGCTCATGGTCATAATAGAGAGAGAACCCAACAATATTTAGTAAAAATAAGTGgctaaacaaacataaaacaaactcGCTGAACGTTTTATTATTCGACAGTGACGCCTGATGAACAGGAACATTCTGGCTTTGATGCTCCATCTAGTGGATGTCACTTAATCCTCCAGATGTACACAAGATATGCATTCTCACATACAAACCACAAGTAGAAACTGGGCCTTAGATGTAACAtacattgtattaaaaaaaaataacaagaaccAACTAATGacttattcagattttttttccttttctttttttttttttttttttttttacacatacgtGTTTTCTAGCTGCTTATCTGCACTACGTATCAGATGGGAACACTGACGGCTGCAGGGTCAGTCTACCAAAGCTTCACCTTAATAGAGATTGAACTGCAAGAAACATATTTTGTGAACAAGAGAAAATGGAGAGTTTGACCTCCCGCTAAAAGCTTCGGCaatctgtaaatactgtaagtggAAGCTAACacaattgtgtttttgtgtggctCAGTTTCTTACGCCCACTAGAATTAAAATATGATGTAAACAACCCAACACGAAGAATGGATTAGctgaaatgatgtaaatgttttatacagTTCTGCTTCAGTCATTTTATTCTGCCATCCAAACTTAAATGCATAGGACCAAATATATGAACTCTTTCCTAAGGAAAACAGCAGCACTTGAAAGAAATCCAGGTTTAAAAGTCAGTCAGTTGAATTCCTTATGCTTTACTTCTGATGGAACAGACAGGTGAAATTCCCTGCCTTCTTTCTCTGTGTGGTCCACTTTCAGTTCCATAATGAATACATCAAGAAGCTCATGATTCTTTGTTATACACCTACAAAAGGTGTAttcctgatttttaaaaaaaaaaaaaaaaaaaaacactttaaattaaatattgagTGGAACTGTCCCTTAATTTCAGTTAACATTTAGGCTTTGTTGCAACCAGCCCTAAGAATACATTTGTGGTTTTCCTTATGTAGTATTTTAAGTGTTTGATTCGTAAACACTTATTTTATTCGTGTGGATTAGCCTGTTTCCTTGTCTTCTGCAATACACATATGTGTGGGTAAGTACATATCTGTATAAGTCAGTGTAGTGTATCATGgatatgtacgtgtgtgtaatatatacagtggGGAGAACAagtattttatacactgctgATTTTGCAGGTTTGCTCACTTACAAAGCATGTAGAAGTCTGTAATTTATATCATAGGTACTCTTCAACTGTGAGTGACGGaatctaaaacaaaaatccagaaaaatcacattgtatgatttttaaataatgaatttccTACCAACCAGTAAGAATTCTGCCTCTTACAGACCTGTTAGTTTTTCTTTAAGAAGCCTTCCTGTTCTCCAACCATTACCTGTATTAACTGCACCTGTTTGAACTTGTTAcctgtataaaagacacctCTCTCCAATCTCTCCACAATGGCcaagaccagagagctgtgtAAGGACATCAGGGATAAAATTGTAGACCTGCCCAAGGCTGGGATGGGCTACTGGACAATAGGCAAGCAGCTTGGTGAGAAGGCAACAACTGTTGGCGCAATTATTAGAAAATGAAAGAAGTTCAAGATGACGGTCAATCTCCCTCGGTCTGGGGCACCATGCAATATCTCACCTCGTGGGGTGTCAATGATCATGAGGAAGGCGAGGGATCAGCCTAGAACTACACGGAAGGACCTGGTCAATGACCTGAAGAGAGCTGGGACCACAGTCTCAAAGAAAACCATTAGTAACACACTACGCCTTCATGGATTAAAATCCTACAGCGCACGCAAGGTCCCCCTGTTCAAGCCAGCGCATGTCCACGCCCGTCAAAAGTTTGCCGATGACCATCTGGACAATCCAGAGGAGGAATTTTGGTCTAAACTCCACTCGCCGTGTTAGGAGGAAGAAGGATAAGTACAACCCCAAGAACATCATCCCAACCGTGAAGCATGGAGGTGGAAACATTATGGATGGCCCCAGATGGACAGGGCCATGTATCGCGAGATCTTGGCCaacaacctccttccctcagtaAGAGCATGGCTGGgtcttccagcatgacaacgACCCGAAACACACAGCCAGTGCAACTAAGCAGTGGCTCCGTAAGAAGCATCtgaaggtcctggagtggcctagccagtctccagacctgaacccaATAGAAAATCTTTGGAGAGAGCTGAAAGTCCATATTGCCCAGCGACAGCCCCGAAACCTGAAGGATCTGGAGGAGGTCTCCTCTAAAGTCGGCAGTGTATCAAATACTTGTTCTCcccactgtacatacacaaacatgcacaaatgCACATTAGTGTGTATGCTCTGTGGGGTCTGTTGAAATCGTGTTACTCGGGATGGTGTTTCTTGGTGTGTATTCGCAGGTACTGCTTGCCTGCAAAGCGTTTTCCACACTGTGTGCACTCGTATGGCCTTTCTCCAGTGTGAACAGTCTGGTGTGCTGTAAGGTGGCCAGACTGAGTAAAGCGCTTGCCACACTGTTCACAGCGGTATGGACGCTCACCTGTATGgatgcgcatgtgtgtgtctaggcTCTGTGCTGTGGTGAAGTTCTTGCCGCAGATGGAACAGATAAAATGCCTCTTACCGACTCCACCCCCTTGCAATGAGCCACGGCTTCCAAACAACCTCAACCCTGATACATTACCCAGTCCGAGCAGGTGCTGTGTGGTATAGAGAGGGGAGCTGTGGGCAGCAGGTGTCCTTGTGCTATTTCCAGCTGAGGAAGCATGGGACTGTGACAGTGTGTTATGCACTGGGTGTGTGCTCCAGTCCAAAGTAAGATTCAGATCAGACACCATAGGCTCTCTCTTCATGCACATCTTATCTGTAAATGGGCAGCTATGCCCGGTCACGTCAGTGTGCGTGTCTGACAGTGCATGCGTATTACTCTGTGTGTTAAAAGAACAGAGAGGTTCATCAGAGGCTGTTAGGTCCACGCTGGAATGTTGTGACTCctcagtgtgtgactgtgtgtctgtgagtatgtGTGGAGGAAGGCTCGgggagtgtgtgtctgccagtgtgtgtgtatggaggtCATCGTTTGCAGAGGCTGTATCTGATGGGACTTTATGCGACAAAAGCTCTATGACGTCCTCATCTGGAGAATCATGAGCTACCACAGCGACCGTTTCGTCgtcctcatcatcttcatctttgaAAGGAAAAAGCATGTATTAAAAATAGCCATGGTCTGCACCATTTTTACGCTGGTAGAAAAATCAATTCGGTTTTACTCACCAATTTGTCCCTCCTCTTTGACCTGCACTGTGACAAGGGAGCGCTCCTCTGAGTCTCGTGACTGTAAAGTAATTAAACACTCATTCACTAATGAATCCACTCAAGTCTTCTCCTGTTATTCTGTGTAGTTAACTAGactgttttctaaaaaaaaaaaaaaaaaaaagaaagaaagaagaagggaGGAGGATTGGGCAGACTTAATAGATGTTTTATGACAGTTGCAAATAGTTATTTGATAGCTGCTATAAGACCAATACAGCTTAGATTATGTGTCATTATGTATGTACTATTTTCATAAAAAGGTCAACAGTCATGATTACAAGCCAACTCAAATGTTTTCAAACGAAAATTTATACGAAACCTACCAT from Tachysurus vachellii isolate PV-2020 chromosome 1, HZAU_Pvac_v1, whole genome shotgun sequence carries:
- the si:dkey-7l6.3 gene encoding gastrula zinc finger protein XlCGF57.1; this translates as MMANYRVFHTQLATIMETLTRAAVAEICELVDDGYAILHLEISRHQKENEELRRKLQLIESIVAARGYSDETAVVREATSRRACAESRDSEERSLVTVQVKEEGQIDEDDEDDETVAVVAHDSPDEDVIELLSHKVPSDTASANDDLHTHTLADTHSPSLPPHILTDTQSHTEESQHSSVDLTASDEPLCSFNTQSNTHALSDTHTDVTGHSCPFTDKMCMKREPMVSDLNLTLDWSTHPVHNTLSQSHASSAGNSTRTPAAHSSPLYTTQHLLGLGNVSGLRLFGSRGSLQGGGVGKRHFICSICGKNFTTAQSLDTHMRIHTGERPYRCEQCGKRFTQSGHLTAHQTVHTGERPYECTQCGKRFAGKQYLRIHTKKHHPE
- the gtpbp4 gene encoding nucleolar GTP-binding protein 1 yields the protein MALYNFKKIMVVPTAKDFIDLTLSKTQRKTPTVVHKHYQIHRIRHFYMRKVKFTQQNYHDRLSQIITDFPKLDDIHPFYADLMNVLYDKDHYKLALGQINIAKNLIDNVAKDYVRLMKYGDSLYRCKQLKRAALGRMCTIVKRQKQSLEYLEQVRQHLSRLPTIDPNTRTLLLCGYPNVGKSSFINMVTRADVEVQPYAFTTKSLFVGHMDYKYLRWQVVDTPGILDHPLEERNTIEMQAITALAHLRAAVLYVMDVSEQCGHTLSQQLELFNNIRPLFANKPLIVVANKCDVKKITELTEENQKIFADLLSEGIPVIETSTLTEEGVMQVKTEACDRLLVHRVDTKMKGKKVHDMLNRLHLALPAKRDEKERPPFIPEGAAIRRKAMEVDAPKRKLERDLELELGDDYTLDLQKYWDLMNADEKQDKIPEIWEGHNIADYIDPEIMKRLADLEKEEELRERAGEYDSNEESEDEEMQEIRQLAKQIREKRKLKIMESKEKDVQGPRMPRTAKKVNRATLEKDMQELGLDMTDKDDSHYVQQARRSRSLVKKRKREVSVQPTSRTRSQSASKPPRDQSGIRDAKMMKKVKTMMKSSQKGMNRQGRKGESDRHVFDLKPKHLLSGKRKSGSTSHR